ACATAAGAAGTTTAGCCTAAACGGATGTGCTATAAAGGGATGAAGACATCCAACCCAAGTGAGgtagtctgactccaaagtccataaATGTTACCAGTAAGACTGGAAAATTTTCCATCTTATGATACTGCTGTGCTGATTGATATCTTCCTAGTTACTAATGAGATCCAGACAGAAATTTTAGAAGAGCtggaagagatatttttaaaaatgaatttatgttATTTGGAGTAAAATACAGCAAGAGATTCCAAGGGAATAAGTAGAGGCCATTAAGGTTGTTCCTGGCATAATCTGTTACATATCATACAGATTATCAGTTTGAGTgtggtcaacaaatatttattctttgtgtATGTCAGATGTTAGTCAAGGTGTTTAGATTACAGAGACTATTAAAAGACCCTCTCTTTCTGGTTATATTAAAGAAGGCAGTGAAGTGTGCTAATGTTTCAAATTTTGGATGACTTTGGTGACTTGCTTGACCAATAGAATGTAGCAGGTGACATAGTGGGACTAATGAAGCTAGGTCTAAGAAGACTTATGGTGTCTGATTGTGCTTCTTTAAATACTTGCTCTTGGAACCTACTTGCCATGCTGAGAAAAGCTCCAAGTCATGAATAGATGCTCTCATTGACATCACCCATTGAGTTCTCAGCCAGGGTCCAGCATCAGCTGTCAGCCATATTGAGTGAGCCATCTTGAACATCCAGCCCAAGTGAGTCTTTGGGTGACCCTGGCTTCAGTCACTGAAGTAACCACATGAGAGACCTTAGGGAAGAAATTCATGGCTGAGCCCAGTTAACCATAACACTGTgagagatgataaaaaaaaaagttgttttaaggcTGTAAATTTTGAGGTGGTTACGCAGCAATAAATTTCTGGAACCTTGTCATAAAAAAAGTTTCAGTAAGAGAATGAGAGGCAGATGTATGAACAGGTGATTTCAGCATATGTAGTGAATACCACTACAGTGTAAGCAGAGGATACTATGGAGTTAACTTAGACCTCAAGGAATCAGAAAGTGGGCTTATTCTGCTAGTTTTGTTTATGAGGGGTTGGCCAGGATTTCATCGTCTGGATAGAAGCcctaatttttctgtttccttttcaatAATGAGACTTCATAATTGCATAGATCCCTCATTACTTCTAAGCCTTAGTTTACCCCTCTATAAAATTAGAGGCAAAGAACCTAGGGTAGGATGAATAAATGGGacagaaaggacaggaaaaaCTCCCTTTGCCTTACTGGAAAAGTTGCAAGAACATTTTTGGTGTGGTGAAATGAGCACAGGCTCCATGGTTAGAAGGCATGGGTTTGAGTGCTGGCTCCATAACTTTCTAGCTATATTTCACTTCTTTGAGCATCAGCTTCCTTATTTATAATGTGATCTTAGCTGTACCACGGGTATAAGGGGAAGCACCTGACAGCCTTAGGTCTTGCCTTCCTTCTAGGTCTTTGCTTAGGCCAGCTCTCCTCTGATGTGGCTTTGTGCAATGAAAGAAGCCAGGATGGGGGAACTGAGAGAGAGGCAGGTTAGCAGTGTAAATATCATGAGGCAGGGAGCCATGTGGGTTCACAGCAAAGCCAAGCAATATGGAACATTGGCAAAGCCATCCAAGGGCAGGTTGGAAGGGGTTAACTGAGCCAATGGGCCAGCTGGCATCTGTGCTGGCActcaaggagagaaagaaaaggagcctCAGTGTCaagataagaaagagaaacaaaacaaaataccagaaaTTTAGCCAAATTCCCAAGTTCCCATATGGGTAAAGAAGGAAACATTCAGCCAGCTCCATTCAGCAGCCTCTGGTCAGAAAAGACCTGAAGACTAGGCAAGTCTGTGAATCCACCTGGGCAACCTGTCTCTGTTGGATGGCTTATCAGAGAACCATATTGTCTCTGATTCAATGTGGCAAGAGAAAGGTGCATTCTACCCCTTTATTCTTCATGCattcacccatctacccatccatcaaTCTGAACGTTTTGATAACAAACATGTATTAAACACCTACATTGAGCCAGACACTATGTATTAGATAACTAGGACTGCAGGCAAGTCACtgagacaaagacaaataagGCAACATGGTCTTTGCCCTGAGGACAAAATCTCCCAAGACTAGATATTGTGGTCAGCCCCAAGGTGAGCTGGAAGATAAAGTTCATGGGTGGCAAATACTAACATTTACTGATCCTTTATTACAAGCCACGCTGTGCTAAGAggtttacatgcattatctcacttaattctcacactTTACCTGTAAGTTTGATTAgccctgctttacagatgaggaaagccaTGCTCAGCTATGAAGAGCTTGCTCAAGATTACACTGGCATTATGTGTCAGAGTTCAGAGCTGAGCTGATTCAGGGCTGAAAGGAGAACCTGGAAAAGGGCAGACAAGAACATGTACAGGGTTGGGACTCAATGTGCCACACAGAGTCTTCTTATTGGATGAGAGTGGAAGAGTGATTGGAAGCAGTTGGGTGGTCAGTGTAGGGAGATGTAGTGAGAAGGGAGGCAGTTTCTGCCACTGGAATCCAAATGACTGAGTAGCCTTTACATTTGAAGGGTCATTCCAAGCTGAGTCCTACCACCCTCTTCTCAGTTTTGGTAGAAGGCATTTTCTACTCATCTGCTAAGAACATGCTTATGAAATACAAAtccttctcctctctgcttcctggcttGCCTCTTTCACCCATATGTGTGCTGACAGATGGATGAGTTATGGAGGCAGCTGAGAATCAGAACAAGAGAGGAGAGTGctgggatttggggggtgggggaggactcCAGTGCAATTTTATCAAGTGAGGTTGTGTGTCTGAGTGTCTGAAGGAATGGaaagtgttttgtttcttgttttttattttatttttgtttttttgtttttgtttttgtttaatgcttCCGTGCAATTGCTCACAGGGTGATTTGGGAAGGAGAAGGCAGGGGGATGGGTCACCTGAAAATTACTCCCTATGAGTTTTCCAGTAAAGTTGGCTTCTTCTCTGCAAGCTATTTTCCTTGTCTGGAGTCAGTTCACACCTAATATGGAAGGATCGCTTTTAGTCTATACTTGTTGCTATGGTAGCTTCAGAAGCGGCTGCCGACAGAGCTAGGAGCAGCCGCTCCCTCTTCTCCCAAACTCTTTTGGCACGAGGCTGAACACGCATGGTTTCAAGACTATGCAAGTGTCAGTGGATGGCATGTCTTTTATTTTGGGAAACATCTTTCAAGTGGGCAGAGTGGCAGCTTTTGATGGTCCTTCAGAGCATCAGCTCTGCTAATTCTAACTCATGCATGGCTTCTATAGTCTGCTCCCCACATCACCCGCCTTTTTTTAGAACAAAGGCTGAAAATGGcccttataaatattttaaattgtttagcTAGTAGGATTAAAATGTGAACTTctgcttacttaaaaaatgatgTCAAATAAAATAGTGCTATAAATAAGTAGAACGCTTATTTCCACTAGGAGGGATGCTTCCCACTATGAAAATGAGAGGGTGTAGGGAAAGACAATGGTGTGAAACATGGAAACACCTTTTTTGTTGGAGTCAGTAGAGTGGAAAGTGAAGCAGATGGAGTAGCAGCTCCATCTTGGTTGGATGACACTTACTTGGTTCTTGCCCTTAAGGAGTTTATAATTGAGTGGGTAAGAGAGATATTGAATAAGTAAAAACCAATATGATGAATATTACCAAGTGAGAGAGTATGGGGTACAATCAGAGACTGCACTGGGCATCTTACTCTCGTCTGAGATGGTCTGAGGAAGAGAGGCTTAAGATAAGAGGTGAAGAATCGTGGTGTGTGGACCCAGGGGTCAGTACCCTAGAAGAGAGATCAGCATGTAAGATGCTGAGAGGAGATACCTTTAGGAGGAATTAAATCTCAGTATAGCTATAgcagagggtgagagggaaagattatgagatacaaagatgaggaggaggaggaggaggaggaggaggaggaggatggtactagtggtgggggtggtggccgTGGTGACAGCAACAGTTAAAAAGCATTGACAGTGTTCCgggcattgttctaagcacttcacattattaatttatttgatccTCACAGAAACCTTTTAAAGTATGTACtattattatatccattttacagatgaggacactgaagaacagagaagttaaataactcgCCCAAGGCCACAAAGCCAGCATGGAAGCAGCCTGGGTATAGAGTCCTTGCCAGACAGAGAGGGGCCTGCCACAGTAAACAGTTTGGAACTTACCCTCTGGGTAATGTGAAGCCATCAAAAGGTATTCAGTAGGATGGGGACATCGGGCATGGCAGAGAAAACTACTCTAGCTGCAGGAAGCAGAATGaactggagggagggggagcggAGACAAGGACTCCAAGTAGGAGGCTGATGTGAGTGCTCAGATGAGAGATAAGAATGAGTTGGATTGCAGGGTGTCGGTGGAGCTAGAGAGAAATGGGTGGATCAGAGAGTGACTGAGGAAGTGGAATCTATAGTACCTGAGGGCTGTCTGTATGGGAAGGTAGTCAAGGATGAACCTCAGGTTTCAGGCTTCAATTCTAGTCCCTGTAATTGTGTGTGAGGTGGGGACTTCCCCTAGGAAAATCAGGGTAAATGGGTGCTGGATAGCCAAAACGACTGAGGCCCATATCgcaaaagtcagaaataaaacaacagtctccttcctttgcccctcctcaATTTCCTTCTAAGTGACATTCCCTCTGTTTATGTTAAATTATGGTCCTTTGCACTGGATAATGATTTAATCAGAAGAGTTTCATCCCTGTTCACCTGCCCCAACTTGCCTTACTTCCCAAACACAGGCTGTGCCCATTTCATCATTGATGGGATGTCCCTCTTATCTTGTCAACTCccattaatttataaaaacatggCCCATCCTACCTTCCCTGTAGCCCTTGTAAATCTCTCTTTTCTGAGCCCCTTTGACCCTTACAATCTCTGGCCCCCATAGTAAGACCACTTCACAGATTGTCAGATGTCTTTCTTGGCTTTGCTTCCATAACAAAACAGTGAGCTCCTTGACCACTATTCCTAACCCCTGCCCCAAGAGTTTTATGAATGTTACCTCATTTGAGTTCTCACCAGTTCTGAAAGGTACAAGGGTAGGCAGTGACATCATCATCCTTGCTGTCATCATCCTCCTCCTCAACATCAATCATCCTCTTGTACAGATGAAGTAGCTAGGACTGAGAGAATCTAAGTGACTTTCCCTTTATGATATAGCTGGAGAGTGCCAGGTAGGATTAAGAAATTACAAATCCAGGAACTTTCCAGAACGCTCGCTGAAAAGCGGAGGAAGCGGCGGCTGCCCGAGCTGCGCCCAGCAACGCgctccttcccactcccccacACCGGCCTCGGGCCCCTCACCGGCTGTAGAAAATGGTGAAAGAAACTACTCACTATGATGTTTTGGGGGTCAAACCCAATGCCACCCAGGAAGAATTGAAAAAGGCTTACAGGAAATTGGCTTTGAAGTACCACCCTGACAAGAATCCAAATGAAGGAGAGAAGTTTAAACAGATTTCTCAAGCTTATGAAGTGCTCTCTGATGCGAAGAAAAGGGAATTATATGACAAAGGAGGAgaacaggcaattaaagaaggtGGAGCAGGTGGTGGTTTTGGCTCCCCCATGGACATCTTTGATATGttttttggaggaggaggaaggatgcagagagagaggagaggtaaaAATGTTGTGCATCAGCTCTCTGTAACCTTAGAAGATTTATATAATGGTGCAACAAGAAAACTAGCTCTGCAAAAGAATGTGATTTGTGACAAATGTGAAGGCCGAGGTGGTAAGAAAGGAGCGGTAGAATGTTGTCCCAATTGCCGAGGTACTGGAATGCAAATAAGAATTCATCAGATAGGACCTGGAATGGTTCAGCAAATTCAATCTGTGTGCATGGAGTGCCAGGGCCATGGGGAATGGATCAGTCCTAAAGATAGATGTAAAAGCTGCAATGGAAGGAAGATAGTTCGAGAAAAGAAGATTCTAGAAGTTCATATTGACAAAGGCATGAAAGATGGCCAGAAGATAACATTCCATGGTGAAGGAGACCAAGAACCTGGACTGGAACCAGGAGATATTATCATTGTTTTAGATCAGAAGGACCATGCTGTTTTTACTAGGCGAGgagaggatcttttcatgtgtatggaCATACAGCTGGTTGAAGCACTGTGCGGCTTTCAAAAGCCAATATCTACTCTAGACAACAGAACCATTGTCATTACCTCTCATCCAGGTCAGATTGTCAAGCATGGAGATATCAAGTGTGTGCTGAATGAAGGCATGCCAATTTATCGTAGACCATACGAAAAGGGTCGCCTAATCATCGAATTTAAGGTAAACTTCCCTGAGAATGGCTTTCTCTCTCCTGATAAACTGTCTTTGCTGGAAAAGCTCCTACCTGAGAGGAAGGAAGTAGAAGAGACTGATGAAATGGACCAGGTAGAACTGGTGGACTTTGATCCAAATCAGGAAAGAAGGCGCCATTACAATGGAGAAGCGTATGAGGATGATGAACATCACCCTAGGGGAGGTGTTCAGTGTCAGACCTCTTAATGGGGCCAGTGAAGAACACTGCTGGCATTTTATATGCAGTAGTGAACGAACGAAGGACTATAATCATAGCTCACTACttgctattattgtttttgttttaatattcaactatagtagtgttttaaaagttaaatgaagaataaaaaatataaaagctcaaaaaaaaaaaagaaattacaaatccAGTGTCTTTCATTTGCAGGCTTTTAAAAAGTCTACCAGAAATTGGACAATTAATCTATGCCAGTTATTAAGCTCTgtattttacatgtttgtttttatgacaaTTCTATGAGGTAGTCATTCCTATCATCCCtgttctacagatgaagaaattaaagcttagaaaaatgaaatgatttgcccaaggtctcagGTGGCTGAGCCAGGACTGGAACACAGGTATATCCATTGCCATTGTGCATTCTCTTCATCACTGTGCTATGCTGCCCCTATCCTTGTTTCCACACCAGGCTGCAGCCCCCCTGCTAAGTGCCCAGACAGAAAGAGgaattcaagaagaaaagaatgtggCATGTgtggtgaggcagagagaggaagaggaaaggtggTCCTAGGTGGCTCTTCATGGTAGGGGAGACCCTCTTGCATTAGAGGAGAGCAGGCTGACATAGAGGGCGTTTCTCTTTTCTTGGGCTCACATTGCAGATGCCCTTACCTGAAGAAATGTTCCCATCCCCTCCTGTGACAGCCTCTGCATCCTGCTCAAGGTACACTCTTTCCTTTCTAGAATCTTTACTCACGGTTTGCAAATGGATGACTCCTGGAGTCATCCCTGTTGATGAGGCCAATATAAATGCATGAGGGAGTCCAATTCCAGGCTCTTGTTTGTGTGAGAGCTCAGCGAAGCCCATCCGCAAAGTCACAGCCAACGCTCTGACTGATCAGCTGGAAGGAGGGCGTTTGAAGGTCAAGCCTCTTAAGGAAGCTTCACCAAGCTGCTAGGATACTGCAGGGGCCTAATCTGAGGTGACAAAATCTGCCCTTTGTGCAAGTAAGTATGGAAGGTGTATATTTACAACCAAGGGATCCTCCATGGGCAGAGTTCTAAGAGAGACTTCCTGTGGACCTTTGAGGTTTCCCTGTAGAGAACTTGGTACAGTGGAAAGGGTGTGGACTTTGGTGTCCCAGACATAAGTCCCAGCTGTGCCACTTTGAGAAATTATCTCCACCTCTCTGACATTCAGTTTCTTCACATACAGTGGAGACAGTAATATCCTGAATAATATTGTGCTCAAGCATTTGCTCTGAGAATTACTTTAAATGAGttatataaaatgcttattaCAATTCATGGAACAAATTAGGTGCTCACCTTACAATCCCTTCTTTCTTCCACCCAGGGAGATAGGTCTAATAATTGGTCAGGTCTAGTCCTGATCTTTTGTGTTTATGAGCTATGTGTTTCTGCAGGGAGAGATTTGAAGTAGTCAGGCTTATTAATCTCCATATAACCTGTAGAGTAATTAGAATGTTTATTCTCGGCTCTTTGGGATGAAGTAACTATAATTACAGGACCAAATTAAATGGCATTATCTTTTATTGTCTTATACTGTTTGTAGGCTTTCTCTGCCAAGTTCCTTTTAGGAATCCGAGAATTTTCCCCACAtcaactttctttttctaaatgctGAACCTCCCTGCAGGTTGCAGGTTCAGAGTCTACTGGTATCTCCTGACTGTGTTGGACACGTGTCTAAAGAGTCCATTTTTGCTGCCCTTCGCAGACATGGCCAGCTGCCCTTTAAAAATTCCTGCTCCCTTTGTGTAGTGCAGAATTACTGCTAGGAAGTGGCTGCCTACCCAGAGGCTACAGTTTTTAGCCCCCTCACATCCAGGAGGTGCCGCATCCCCAGCTCTCTCCAGTGGAATGTGAACAGAGGACATGTGTGCACCTTCTGACCTGAGGTGGGTCAGGAAGGAGATGGCCTCCTCCAATATTTTTTCACCCATCTGGTGGCTTCATAAAGACACCAGGAAGATCTTGGAAGGCGTGACGATAGCAGAACTGCCGTCAAATTGgtccctgaatgactgcatgaaGCACAATCCCCCGCTGTCACTGATTGGGAAAATCTGGTTGTAATTCACACATGTTAGATCGCTGAGATTTTAGGTTTTATCTATTAGAGCAGTTTTCTTTATCTTAACAAGTACATTAATTCTGCATCCCCGATAAGGTGTGAAGCCATACTTCTAGTCCTGCCAAGGCGGGAGGGCAGGCAGACATGGCAGTGAATGCATTTCAAAACAGCACAGCAAGTGCCATAGAAGTAGAATAAGGATGCCAAGGGCACAAAGAGGAGAGTGAGAGTGATTTCCCAGGAACTTTGGGCTGGGTCTTCAGAGATGAATGGGAGTTAGCCAGCAGAGAGAAAGCAGTCAAGATTTTTCCAGGCAAAAGGAACAGTAGGAGCAACACATGGGATCGTCAAAAGGTGAGATGCATGGGTCGCCACAAGAAGGTCCTTGTTGTGAAGCAGAACATCATCTAGGTGGTGGATTGAAGAATCTTTTCCAACAACTGCAAGTGGACAGCATTTGACAAAGGCTACGTGGGTGGTATAGAGAATAATTTGCTCTCAGGGCTAATAGGAGAGAGAGACCACCAGAGGCTACtgtcaagaaatgaagaaggcatCATGCAGGATGGTGTAGGTCTGGAACTGTACCTTACATAAAGCTGGTGATGTTGGGTAAGAACATAGTTTATCGGTCATCCTGTTTTTTTAGACCATAAGGTTCTTCAGGACAGGGATCAGGCTGTATTCATCTCTGAATTCCCAGAGCAGTGTCCTACCCTTAGGAGGCATTGAATGAGTATGTAGCAAAAGGATTGAATTAAGTGTTTCTGAGGATGACCTTGCCAGCTCCATGTATTGGGAATTGAACATCAGAGGCTACAGGAATTTCCCAGCGCAAGAATCTTCTGCCATGGTTATGGGGTTTCTGTAGATTTCAACTTTATCTACAAATTGCAACTAAGATTGTGTTTGAATATTGACCTCGCCCCAAGCAACATATTAGATTAAGTGCCAGAACTAGGCTTTCAAGTTTCTGCACCCTTCTCTCTCTTATTCCATTAGTAATTAGAGAATTCCTTTTGTATACACAGGGTTCCTCCAAACTGGCCAGGGCACAAAGTCATCTTCCTGAAATAGGGAGACTTCACACCCCAGATATACTCAGTGTAATGTCCCCTTACACCTCCCCACCAAGTCACTGTCTCATGATTTACTGATCTCTAACATTCTTTGTCCCTGTGATATTTACGATGTTGATTATCagtgaaatgagaaagaaagcagCATATAGAAAATGACAAGACTTGGGTAATTCATATACTGGGTAGCCAGTTCTCAAATTATTAAGACATGACAATTTTGATGACTCCAGTCGATTTTGTAAGTAATAAGACTTTTGGTGTCTCAAGGTGAAAGTCTAGGCTCCTTACCAGGACAGAAAAACTCTgcttctctccagcctcatcAGCAGTTACTCTGTCCACTCACTTCACACCTGGACTCCATGTCCTTAGGCATGTACTGTTCCTTAACACGCTTTACATACACTACTGGTTCTCTTTTCTGGAGCTGTCTATCTAGTCCTTGATGATGCAGTTCAAATGTCTCTTCTGTGTAGTTTTCCCAGAACTTCCCAGTGGAATTTTATCTATTCTTGCTTTCTGAAAAGCACTCAACTTGgatcagagaggaagaaaatttgCATTAAGGAGCATCtgggttttttcttgttgttttttctattaagtttttttaatcataataaaatgcacacaacataaaatttaccatctgagCCATTTTTAACTGTAGAGTTCAGTAGTGCTaactatattcacattgttgtgcaaccaatcacTGGAACTTTTTTGTCTTGAAAAACTGAAACTCTTCCCATTAAACAGTTTATTTCTCTCATCCTCTGGCTCCTGGCAACTATAattatactttctatttctaggaatttgattACTCTAGATACCTCAAATAGTAGGatcacatatttgtctttttgtgactggcttatcttACTTAGCATTATGTCCTTAAGACTCATCTACTCTGTACCATGTGTCaaagttttcttcccttttaaggcTTAATAATATagtgtatggatataccacatttgtttagcCATTCATCTGTCGACCCCTTGGCTTGCTTctactttttagctattatgactAACGATGCTATGAACAtaggtatacaaatatctcttggagaccctgctttcagttattttgggCATATAGCCAGAACTGGTATTGCTGCATCATATGTTAatccaatttttttattttttgaggagctgTTGTAtggttttccataatggctggatcattttatattcctatcaCTAGTACCTAAGTTCCAATTTCTGCACCTCTTTGCCAAcactttgttattttctgggtttttgtttgtttttactaaaagccattctaatgggtgtgaagtcATATTtcaatgtggtttttatttacatttttaaatgattagtaatgttggataggacatcttttcatatgtgtttTGGCCAattgtatatctttggagaaatgtctattcaagtcctctgctcagttttatttgggtcatttaggtttttgttgttgctgttaatttgtagaattctttacatattctagatattGACCCTTATCAGATAATTGATTTGcaagttttttttctccccaaaacatgctttttcattttgttgattggtGTCCTTTGATGtgtagaagttttaaattttgatgaaaccCAGTTATGTATTTTAAcctttgtttcttctgctttgggggctatatccaagaaatcattgctaaatccaatgtcatgaagcttttacCCTATTTTTTggtcagtgttttacagtttccaGTCTCATGTTtatgtctttgatccattttgaattactttttatatatggtgCAGATAAggttccaacttcattcttttgtggatatctgttttttttttttcagcactatttgttgaaaagactgtcctttccacATTGAATGACCTTggtacccttgtcaaaaatcatttgaccatatatgcaagGGTTTATTTGTGGACTCTACTGTATTTCACTGATCTGTATGTCTTTCTGCCAGtactacactgttttgattactgtaactttgtaataaattttgaaatcaggaagtatgagacCTCtactcttgttctttcttttctagattattttggctatttggtatctcttcagattctgtgtgaaTTTTcggatgcaattttttttttttttacagaaaatgcaGCTGTGATTTTGACaggtattgcattaaatctataggtCATTTTGGGTCATATTGACATCTTAACACTATtatgtcttccaatccatgaacatggaatgtgtttccattaaTTTGTGTCTTTGCACGGCATTTGGTTTGAACGAGCAATCAAGGGTTTGGCCTATACTATTCCACATCTCATTAATCACAAATGGCTATTGGTGATTATTCAGAAATAAGTTCcatagtggtgcctgggtggctcagtcagttaagcatctgctttggctcaggtcatgatctcgtggttcatgagttcaagccctgcatcgggctctgtgctgatagctcagaccctggagcctgcttcggattctgtgtctccctatccttctgcccctttcctgccccactctgtctctctctctctctctctcaaaagtaaataaactttaaaaaaaacgaAATAAGTTCTGCAAAGGAGTTTGCTTTTATGAGGACTTGGAATGTTTcttcctcacatttttttttacacatagaAAGGAGATCACTTAACTTTAAAGTTCCCCTTTACTATTTGTTCCCAGGAAATGTGTAGctcaattttaataattatgtacCATCTGTTATAACTTAATAATTATGAAGATCTATGTATTTGTGTCTTTACTTTTCCTCAGGTTTTAAATGTCTACTGTAATTTATAATTTCTCCTGCcctagtatttgtttttctattatatgCATTGTTCTAAGTTGCCTTAAGTACATTGTAAGTTGAAGTGTGGCTGtaaaagcataatttttaaaatgaaagatgtgTGTTCTTATCACcatattatagatgaggaaaatgaagttaaG
The sequence above is drawn from the Neofelis nebulosa isolate mNeoNeb1 chromosome 2, mNeoNeb1.pri, whole genome shotgun sequence genome and encodes:
- the LOC131504663 gene encoding dnaJ homolog subfamily A member 1-like, producing the protein MVKETTHYDVLGVKPNATQEELKKAYRKLALKYHPDKNPNEGEKFKQISQAYEVLSDAKKRELYDKGGEQAIKEGGAGGGFGSPMDIFDMFFGGGGRMQRERRGKNVVHQLSVTLEDLYNGATRKLALQKNVICDKCEGRGGKKGAVECCPNCRGTGMQIRIHQIGPGMVQQIQSVCMECQGHGEWISPKDRCKSCNGRKIVREKKILEVHIDKGMKDGQKITFHGEGDQEPGLEPGDIIIVLDQKDHAVFTRRGEDLFMCMDIQLVEALCGFQKPISTLDNRTIVITSHPGQIVKHGDIKCVLNEGMPIYRRPYEKGRLIIEFKVNFPENGFLSPDKLSLLEKLLPERKEVEETDEMDQVELVDFDPNQERRRHYNGEAYEDDEHHPRGGVQCQTS